TCGGTGTTGACCGACTGCACGATGCCGGCGACATCGATCTCGGTGATGCCACCGGGGCTCACGAGAGAGGGAAGCTCCTCGGTCACCGCTCCCACGAAGCCGACCTTCACGTCGCCGAACTCCTTGATCCAGGTCGGCGGAACGGCGGGATCCTGCGTCCCCGTCAGCTTCAGGTTCGCCGCGATGTACTGCCACTGCGCACCGCCGTACGGGTTGGTCGTCGCATCGTACGGCGCCATCACGCGGTTCACGAGATCGTCGTATCCCTGATCCAGCTCGTGGTTGCCCACCGCCGACACCTCGAGCCCCGCCTCGTTGAGCGCGTCGATCGTCGGCTTGTCGGACTGGATGAACGATTCGAACGTCGATGCGCCGATCAGGTCGCCCGCGGCGGCGAACACCGTGTTCGGCGTCTCGCCCCGCAGCTGCTTGACGGCGCCGGAGAGCACCGCTGCGCCCGCCTGCGTTCCATCGGCGAGGATGCGGCCGTGGAAGTCGTTGGTCGCGAGGATCTGGATCTTCGTCGGCTCCGCCTGCGCGGCCGGCGCGACCAGGACGCTGGCGCCGAGGGCGGCGATCGTCGCAGCCACGACGCCGAGGCGACGCCATCGCGCGGAGCGGATGGAACGGGACGGGAGTTCATCGGAGCGAGAGCGCATGGGGCTTCCTCTGTAGTGCGGACCGAAGGGGGATGCAACGCCGAGGGGCGCGCCACCATCGGCGACGTCCCGTCGCATCCGAGCCTATGAGTCAGCCGAGAACGCGCAACGAAGATGAGAAAGTGTTCATCGAACGTGCGTGAACCGAACCAGCGCGTCGCGGAGCCCCGCAACCTCCGAGGCATCCATGCCCACCCGTTCCATGATCTGCCCCGGCACCTCCTCCGCCCGCTCGCGCAGGTCGCGGCCGGCCGGTGTGAGGTCGATGTCGAGTACCCGCTCGTCCTCCGCGCTTCGCCGGCGACTGACCCTCCCGGCACTCTCCAGCCGCTTCACGAGCGGCGAGAGCGTCGCGGGCTCCATGGCCAGCTGATCCGCCAACTCGCCCAGGGATCGCGGGGCACGTTCCCACAGCGCGAGCATCACGAGATATTGCGGATGCGTCAGCCCGAGCGGTTCGAGCACCGGACGGTAGATCGAGACCACGTTGCGCGCGGCGGTCACGACCGCGAAGCAGAGCTGATTCTCGAGGGCGAGCAGATCCTGGTCACGAGCGGTCACGAGAAGATCCTACCTACACGAATTGTTAGTACACTAAGAATCATGACGAAGGATGGCACGACGCTCCGCGATCGCGTGCGCGCCGCCGGCGGGTGGTACCAGTGGATCA
This portion of the Microbacterium pygmaeum genome encodes:
- a CDS encoding MarR family winged helix-turn-helix transcriptional regulator — translated: MTARDQDLLALENQLCFAVVTAARNVVSIYRPVLEPLGLTHPQYLVMLALWERAPRSLGELADQLAMEPATLSPLVKRLESAGRVSRRRSAEDERVLDIDLTPAGRDLRERAEEVPGQIMERVGMDASEVAGLRDALVRFTHVR